A genomic region of Roseofilum capinflatum BLCC-M114 contains the following coding sequences:
- a CDS encoding allophanate hydrolase-related protein codes for MEETKQFFICGSALSGQPHHQNLQGATLICATQTLPLYRLHSVNDLHPGIYEVSEGGISIPGEVYELTLEQYNNLMANEPPGLYEGKIKLEDGSQVSAMLYPQELIETNRWPDISEYGGWAAYKQRLLDPNAPNP; via the coding sequence ATGGAAGAAACTAAACAATTTTTTATCTGTGGTTCAGCCCTCAGTGGACAACCCCATCATCAAAACCTGCAAGGGGCAACCTTAATTTGTGCCACCCAAACCTTACCCCTCTATCGCCTCCATTCCGTTAACGATCTTCATCCCGGTATTTACGAAGTAAGTGAAGGAGGAATTTCCATTCCCGGAGAAGTCTATGAACTCACCCTTGAGCAATACAATAACCTCATGGCCAATGAACCCCCAGGATTATACGAAGGGAAAATTAAACTAGAAGATGGCTCGCAAGTTTCCGCCATGCTTTATCCTCAAGAATTAATTGAAACCAATCGCTGGCCAGACATTTCTGAATATGGGGGATGGGCCGCTTATAAACAGCGTCTGTTAGATCCCAACGCCCCCAACCCTTAA
- a CDS encoding DUF445 domain-containing protein, with product MRFLDLWIYITPPIAGGVIGYFTNDLAIKMLFRPYRAIYIGKKKLPFTPGLIPSNQGRLAQRVADTIMGSLLTPTELQNLARRLLQTERTQAAILWLLQLALKQLQADKEQKTAKILAGILKDLLGQSLPRLIRVLARREDFLEDQINHIFDQVLLDFSLTEVQARSLSEWLFHVVCPPNTIRQTLIDFLTDYNIQIIDEGFREKTSGTYWVVANLLGLKNSLHRLRNYCLDEQEEANKKIKELMDALAIQRKTQQWLQSLSLQNLPVLTVRQLRKNIRQSVRIYLQERGADLIEGLGNSINWENIATLILNRLQNSTIMQSSLEIVSQELALILDRYLEKDLELIISQVIPILDIDQVIIDRVNATSPANLEMAINGIVRSELQAIVNLGGVLGVIVGCLQVTFLLLK from the coding sequence TTGCGTTTTTTAGATCTTTGGATATACATTACTCCCCCCATTGCCGGTGGCGTTATTGGCTATTTCACCAATGATTTAGCCATTAAAATGCTCTTTCGCCCCTATCGAGCCATTTATATTGGTAAAAAGAAACTCCCCTTTACTCCCGGCTTAATTCCCAGTAACCAAGGACGGTTAGCCCAGAGGGTTGCCGATACCATTATGGGATCGTTGCTCACCCCCACCGAACTGCAAAACCTAGCCCGTCGCTTATTACAAACCGAGCGCACCCAAGCCGCTATTTTATGGTTACTCCAATTAGCCCTAAAACAGCTCCAGGCAGACAAAGAACAAAAAACCGCTAAAATTTTAGCCGGTATCCTCAAAGACCTACTCGGTCAGTCCCTACCCCGCTTAATTCGGGTGTTAGCTCGGCGAGAAGACTTCCTCGAAGACCAGATTAACCATATCTTCGATCAAGTCCTCTTAGATTTTAGTTTAACCGAAGTTCAGGCGCGATCGCTCTCCGAATGGCTCTTTCACGTCGTCTGTCCCCCCAATACCATTCGCCAAACCCTAATCGATTTTCTCACCGACTACAACATTCAAATCATTGACGAAGGCTTTCGGGAAAAAACCAGTGGCACATACTGGGTCGTTGCCAACCTCCTCGGACTCAAAAACTCCTTGCATCGTCTCCGCAACTATTGTTTAGACGAACAAGAAGAAGCCAACAAAAAAATAAAAGAACTCATGGATGCTTTAGCCATCCAGCGCAAAACCCAGCAATGGTTACAAAGTCTTTCCCTACAAAATTTACCCGTCCTCACCGTTCGCCAACTGCGAAAAAACATTCGCCAGAGTGTGAGAATCTATTTACAAGAACGAGGTGCAGACTTAATTGAAGGTCTAGGCAACTCCATTAACTGGGAAAACATCGCCACCCTAATTTTAAATCGTCTGCAAAATTCCACCATTATGCAATCCTCCCTAGAAATTGTCAGCCAAGAACTTGCCCTGATTTTAGACCGCTACTTAGAAAAAGACCTAGAACTCATTATTTCTCAAGTCATTCCCATCTTAGATATTGACCAGGTAATCATCGATCGCGTCAATGCCACCTCCCCCGCCAACTTAGAAATGGCCATCAATGGAATTGTCCGCAGTGAACTACAAGCAATTGTCAACTTAGGCGGCGTACTCGGCGTAATTGTGGGCTGTTTACAAGTGACTTTCTTATTGTTAAAATAA
- the ubiE gene encoding bifunctional demethylmenaquinone methyltransferase/2-methoxy-6-polyprenyl-1,4-benzoquinol methylase UbiE translates to MTQTSVQDIFNRIAPVYDRLNDWFSFGQHRIWKHMTVQWSGAKPGGMAIDLCCGSGDLTRLLARQVGPTGQVYGVDFSQNLLAIAQTHYSWTPIHWINANVLHLPFPDSTFQAATMGYGLRNVSSIPQALQELHRILKPGATAAILDFHRPSQPLLQQFQQGYLNRVVVPYAQSQGLTEEYAYIMPSLQRFPLGPQQVNLAYQAGFAHAVHYPIAGGMMGVLVTTKSVDS, encoded by the coding sequence ATGACTCAAACCTCGGTTCAAGATATTTTCAATCGCATTGCTCCGGTTTACGATCGCCTAAACGACTGGTTCAGCTTTGGCCAACATCGTATTTGGAAGCACATGACAGTGCAATGGAGCGGAGCCAAACCCGGCGGAATGGCGATCGATCTGTGCTGTGGCAGTGGGGATCTCACCCGGTTATTAGCTCGACAAGTAGGGCCCACCGGTCAGGTTTATGGAGTAGACTTTTCTCAGAATTTGCTGGCGATCGCCCAAACCCACTATAGCTGGACTCCCATCCACTGGATCAACGCCAATGTTCTCCATCTCCCCTTCCCCGACAGCACCTTCCAAGCCGCCACCATGGGGTACGGACTCCGCAACGTCTCCAGCATCCCCCAAGCATTGCAAGAACTCCATCGCATCCTCAAACCCGGTGCAACCGCCGCCATCCTCGACTTCCATCGCCCCAGCCAACCCCTCCTCCAACAGTTTCAACAGGGGTATCTCAATCGAGTCGTCGTTCCCTACGCTCAAAGCCAAGGACTCACCGAAGAATACGCCTACATTATGCCCAGTCTCCAACGCTTTCCCCTCGGCCCCCAACAAGTTAACCTTGCCTACCAAGCCGGATTTGCCCACGCCGTTCATTATCCAATCGCAGGCGGTATGATGGGAGTATTGGTGACGACCAAATCTGTTGATTCCTAG
- a CDS encoding WD40 repeat domain-containing protein: protein MKYSTLFKRVWISAISVLVQGSGLIWAMEGAIASGMRSIIASGMRSIIAQPVQRLRNIPAGIPPTQQLSEHTGAVKAVAVSTNGRLIVSAGEENQIYLWDLWENRPRGTLTGHTEAVLALAMSPRGKLMASGSLDRTIKVWNTATGEEMTTFTGHRNGILALAISPDGRILASGGLDRTIHLWNLETGKAIGVLEGHEDWVQALTFTPDGNTLISGSADATIRFWNLHTGEEQQIFESPTGGVLALALSEDGQFLASSGFEEAIAVWNVRTRQPETLLTGHRMGVLSLKFSPTGNILASGSDDGTVKLWNLATRSPIQTFSGHETGVSAIAFTPDRRSLISGGDDSLVNLWNLDTRLFPDTFTPHGDMISALGFTGTGDLLISGSLDESLKIWPVAARENSSPLQTFSSHETSVWSLAISPIQPVIASGSFDGKIKLWNWITGRLIETLTAHRGGVYGLEISADNQLLVSGGDDRTVKLWDLQTGVLLKTLGGPEATIYTVTLSGDRRWLACGSAEGQIYLWDLNRLELVSSFPAHQGAVYGLALTRDGKLLASGGEDGQVRVWDLRPVEEGKEEIPTSRRLQEKGAQVRSLAMTQDARYIVTGSSAGEVKVWNLVTGELVHTLRGHTGGVSAIAIHPNNRTLATGSSDKTIRLWDLIAGQSQQVWP, encoded by the coding sequence ATGAAATATTCAACCTTATTTAAGAGAGTATGGATATCGGCCATTTCTGTGCTGGTGCAAGGTTCAGGACTGATATGGGCAATGGAGGGAGCGATCGCGTCAGGGATGCGTAGCATTATCGCGTCAGGGATGCGTAGCATTATCGCCCAACCGGTTCAGCGTCTGCGTAATATCCCCGCCGGAATTCCACCAACTCAGCAGTTATCGGAACATACCGGAGCAGTAAAGGCCGTCGCCGTCAGTACCAATGGTCGGTTGATTGTCAGTGCAGGGGAAGAGAATCAGATTTATCTGTGGGATTTGTGGGAAAATCGCCCTAGAGGAACACTCACGGGCCATACGGAAGCAGTGTTAGCGTTGGCCATGAGTCCACGGGGGAAATTAATGGCCAGTGGCAGTTTAGACCGCACCATTAAAGTTTGGAATACGGCAACGGGAGAAGAAATGACCACGTTTACGGGTCATCGCAATGGTATTTTAGCCTTGGCCATTAGTCCCGATGGCCGCATTTTAGCCAGTGGGGGATTGGATCGCACGATTCATTTGTGGAATTTGGAAACGGGAAAGGCGATCGGGGTTTTAGAGGGTCATGAAGATTGGGTACAAGCACTAACGTTTACTCCCGATGGGAATACCCTAATTAGTGGCAGTGCGGATGCCACAATTCGGTTTTGGAATTTGCATACGGGTGAAGAACAACAGATATTTGAGTCGCCAACCGGTGGGGTTTTAGCCTTGGCCTTGAGTGAAGATGGACAGTTTTTAGCCAGTAGTGGGTTTGAGGAGGCGATCGCCGTTTGGAATGTACGAACCCGACAACCGGAAACCCTGTTAACCGGCCATCGCATGGGGGTTTTGTCTCTTAAATTCAGCCCCACCGGAAATATTTTAGCCAGTGGAAGCGACGATGGAACAGTGAAGTTATGGAATTTGGCCACGCGATCGCCAATTCAGACGTTTTCAGGTCATGAAACGGGAGTGAGCGCGATCGCCTTTACCCCAGATCGTCGCTCCCTCATTAGTGGGGGAGATGATAGCCTAGTCAATCTCTGGAATCTCGATACTCGCCTATTTCCCGACACTTTTACCCCCCATGGCGACATGATTTCCGCCCTAGGATTTACGGGTACAGGGGATCTGTTAATTAGTGGCAGTTTAGACGAAAGCCTGAAGATTTGGCCTGTTGCGGCACGGGAGAATTCATCCCCTCTACAGACTTTTTCCAGTCATGAAACCTCCGTTTGGTCTTTAGCGATCAGTCCCATTCAACCGGTAATTGCGAGTGGCAGTTTTGACGGCAAAATTAAGCTGTGGAATTGGATTACCGGCCGCTTAATTGAGACCTTGACGGCCCATCGGGGTGGGGTGTATGGCTTAGAGATTAGTGCTGATAATCAACTATTGGTCAGTGGAGGAGACGATCGCACCGTCAAGCTATGGGATCTACAAACCGGGGTGTTGCTGAAAACCCTCGGCGGCCCCGAAGCCACCATTTATACAGTTACCTTGAGTGGCGATCGCCGTTGGTTAGCCTGCGGCAGCGCCGAGGGTCAGATCTACCTGTGGGATTTAAATCGCTTAGAGTTAGTCTCTAGTTTCCCCGCTCATCAGGGTGCAGTCTACGGGTTGGCACTGACAAGAGATGGTAAACTCTTAGCCTCCGGAGGAGAAGATGGCCAGGTGCGCGTGTGGGATTTGCGACCCGTTGAAGAAGGAAAGGAAGAGATTCCCACCAGTCGCCGTTTACAGGAAAAAGGGGCCCAAGTGCGATCGCTCGCTATGACTCAGGATGCCCGTTATATAGTCACCGGGTCAAGTGCCGGAGAGGTCAAAGTTTGGAACCTAGTTACCGGGGAGTTAGTACATACCTTAAGGGGTCATACGGGTGGTGTTTCAGCCATAGCTATTCACCCCAATAATCGCACCCTAGCCACCGGTAGCAGCGACAAAACCATCCGCTTATGGGACTTGATTGCGGGACAATCCCAGCAGGTGTGGCCCTAA